In Musa acuminata AAA Group cultivar baxijiao chromosome BXJ2-8, Cavendish_Baxijiao_AAA, whole genome shotgun sequence, one genomic interval encodes:
- the LOC103994966 gene encoding patatin-like protein 6 yields the protein MAAEVEEEMLVPTHQWRRYGDEAATAAEEDPSIDTDKLSYEIFSILESKFLFGYDDHKLWIPAAPPPAATVTDAPPAQAAEASSFKNQRGKVCVLCLDGGGGCGMRGILPGKALAYLEQALKTKSGNHDARISDYFDVAAGAGVGGVFAAMLFATRDGARPLFHADDTWRFLADQGKRLFRKGSPSSSSSSTPGMFLRCLFPGGEGSTTAAIERAMKEAFGESLTLRDTVKPVLIPCYDLRSSAPFVFSRADALESESFDFRLWEVCRATWAEPGRFEPAEISSVDGATACVGVDGGLAMSNPAAAAITHVLHNKQEFPFVRGVEDLMVLSLGCGEAGGAAAAPLVSEAENRKLRRWGPKEWARPISRIAADGSADLVDQAVALAFGQCRSSNYVRVQADASSMGRCSAEVDYDARPVTVKVLSETAEEMLRQKNVESVLFGGKRVRGQTNMEKLDWLAGELVLEHRRRSCRIAPTVALKRAHPPKSATTRRKRGCR from the exons ATGGcggcggaggtggaggaggagatgTTGGTGCCGACGCACCAGTGGAGGAGGTACGGAGACGAGGCAGCCACGGCGGCAGAGGAGGATCCGAGCATCGACACTGACAAGCTAAGCTACGAGATCTTCTCTATCCTGGAAAGCAAGTTCCTTTTTGGCTATGACGATCACAAGCTCTGGATCCCGGCGGCTCCCCCTCCAGCCGCCACTGTCACCGACGCCCCGCCGGCTCAGGCGGCCGAGGCGTCCTCCTTCAAGAACCAAAGGGGCAAGGTGTGCGTGCTCTGTCTCGACGGCGGAGGCGGCTGTGGGATGCGCGGCATCCTACCCGGGAAGGCCCTGGCCTATCTCGAGCAGGCCCTCAAGACCAAGTCCGGGAACCATGACGCGCGAATCTCCGACTACTtcgacgtcgcggccggcgccggCGTCGGGGGCGTCTTCGCCGCCATGCTCTTCGCCACTCGTGACGGCGCTCGCCCCCTCTTCCACGCCGATGATACCTGGCGCTTCCTCGCCGACCAGGGCAAGCGCCTATTCCGAAAGGGGTcgccttcctcctcctcgtcatcCACCCCAGGAATGTTCCTCCGCTGCCTTTTCCCCGGCGGCGAAGGGTCGACGACGGCGGCGATCGAGAGGGCGATGAAGGAAGCATTCGGCGAGAGCCTAACGCTTCGGGACACGGTGAAGCCGGTGCTCATCCCGTGCTACGACTTGAGGAGCTCCGCGCCGTTCGTGTTCTCGCGCGCCGACGCCCTGGAGAGCGAGAGCTTCGACTTCCGGCTGTGGGAGGTCTGCCGGGCGACGTGGGCCGAGCCAGGGCGGTTCGAGCCGGCTGAGATCAGTTCGGTGGACGGAGCCACCGCCTGCGTCGGCGTGGACGGCGGGCTGGCGATGAGCAACCCGGCGGCGGCGGCCATCACTCATGTCCTTCACAACAAGCAGGAGTTCCCCTTCGTCCGTGGGGTGGAGGACCTCATGGTCCTCTCCCTCGGCTGCGGGGAGGCCGGCGGCGCCGCGGCGGCGCCCCTCGTGTCGGAGGCCGAGAACCGCAAGCTACGGCGGTGGGGCCCCAAGGAGTGGGCCCGGCCCATCTCGCGCATCGCTGCCGACGGCTCCGCCGACCTCGTGGACCAGGCCGTCGCGCTCGCCTTCGGTCAGTGCCGGAGCTCCAACTACGTACGTGTCCAG GCTGATGCTTCGAGCATGGGAAGATGCAGCGCGGAGGTGGACTACGACGCAAGGCCGGTTACCGTGAAGGTGCTGTCGGAGACGGCGGAAGAGATGCTGCGGCAGAAGAACGTGGAGTCGGTGCTATTCGGTGGGAAGAGGGTGCGTGGGCAGACGAACATGGAGAAGCTGGATTGGCTTGCAGGGGAGCTCGTGCTGGAGCACCGGCGAAGGAGTTGCCGAATAGCACCCACCGTCGCATTGAAGCGAGCACATCCTCCGAAGTCCGCCACCACAA GAAGGAAGAGAGGCTGTCGCTGA